Proteins co-encoded in one Quercus robur chromosome 8, dhQueRobu3.1, whole genome shotgun sequence genomic window:
- the LOC126697739 gene encoding jasmonate-induced oxygenase 2-like, with product MNSHIDWPEPIVRVQSLSDSGLPVIPDRYVKPPTERPAIKSDGSDVNIPIIDLQDLLYGDDTILAQISEACREWGFFQILNHGISPQLLDRVREVWREFFHLPVEIKQSYANSPKTYEGYGSRLGVEKGAILDWSDYYFLHLLPLKLKDYNKWPALPADARQVIDEYGKEVVKLCGRLMKILSINLGLGEDILQNAFGGENIGACLRVNYYPKCPQPDLTLGLSSHSDPGGMTLLLPDNQVPGLQVRKGNNWITVKPARHAFIVNIGDQIQVLSNAIYKSVEHRVIVNAAQERVSLAFFYNPKSDIPIEPAKELVTPENPPLYPPMTFDEYRLFIRMRGPCGKSQVESLKSPRDCNK from the exons ATGAATAGTCATATAGATTGGCCTGAGCCAATAGTTCGAGTCCAATCCTTGTCTGACAGCGGGTTACCTGTGATTCCTGATCGATACGTCAAGCCTCCAACTGAAAGGCCAGCCATTAAGTCTGATGGTAGCGATGTCAATATCCCAATCATCGATCTTCAAGACCTATTATATGGTGATGATACCATACTTGCTCAAATATCTGAGGCTTGTCGAGAGTGGGGATTCTTCCAAATTCTCAACCATGGAATCAGTCCTCAACTATTGGACCGTGTTCGAGAGGTTTGGCGCGAGTTTTTTCACTTGCCAGTGGAGATTAAGCAATCTTATGCTAACTCACCAAAAACTTATGAAGGTTATGGTAGCCGACTTGGTGTTGAAAAGGGTGCCATTCTTGATTGGAGTGACTATTACTTCCTTCATTTACTTCCATTGAAGTTAAAGGATTACAATAAATGGCCTGCTCTTCCGGCTGATGCCAG GCAAGTGATCGATGAATATGGGAAGGAAGTAGTGAAGCTATGTGGGAGGTTGATGAAGATTTTGTCTATAAACCTTGGATTAGGAGAAGATATTCTTCAAAATGCATTTGGTGGTGAAAATATTGGGGCATGCCTAAGGGTGAATTATTATCCTAAGTGTCCACAGCCAGACTTGACCCTTGGTTTGTCATCCCACTCTGACCCAGGTGGCATGACACTGCTCCTACCAGATAACCAAGTCCCTGGTCTTCAAGTTCGCAAAGGCAACAATTGGATCACTGTCAAACCAGCTCGACACGCTTTTATCGTCAATATTGGGGATCAAATTCAG GTTCTAAGCAATGCAATCTACAAGAGCGTAGAGCATAGAGTGATTGTAAACGCAGCACAAGAGCGAGTCTCCCTCGCTTTCTTCTACAATCCAAAAAGTGATATACCAATAGAGCCAGCAAAAGAGCTTGTGACCCCGGAAAATCCTCCTTTGTACCCACCTATGACATTTGATGAATATAGGCTTTTCATAAGAATGAGGGGTCCTTGTGGCAAATCTCAGGTGGAATCACTAAAATCTCCTCGTGATTGCAACAAATAA